In the Geothermobacter ehrlichii genome, one interval contains:
- a CDS encoding peptidase associated/transthyretin-like domain-containing protein, whose amino-acid sequence MKLAKSLISGYLILMIVLLNGCASIVSKSDYPVSFNSSPEGAIITITNSSGIQLYKGKTPTQVTLKSSEGFFSGAKYTVKFEKEGYEPQIMVLEKQLDGWYIGNILFGGLIGLLIVDPATGAMWKLPSNMHASLAEKTTALIIGENNLRIAFLDDVPASMRSQMIRVQ is encoded by the coding sequence ATGAAACTCGCCAAATCTCTTATTTCTGGCTATTTAATTCTGATGATCGTTCTTCTAAATGGATGTGCAAGCATAGTAAGCAAATCTGACTACCCTGTTTCATTCAACAGCTCACCTGAAGGTGCAATCATAACTATTACAAATTCAAGTGGAATTCAGCTTTACAAAGGAAAAACCCCAACTCAAGTAACCCTCAAAAGCAGTGAAGGTTTTTTCTCAGGAGCGAAATATACTGTAAAGTTTGAAAAAGAAGGCTACGAACCACAAATAATGGTTTTGGAAAAACAGCTTGACGGCTGGTATATAGGAAACATCCTTTTTGGTGGCTTGATCGGCCTTCTCATTGTCGACCCTGCCACCGGTGCAATGTGGAAGCTCCCCTCAAACATGCATGCTTCTCTGGCTGAAAAAACAACTGCTCTTATCATCGGCGAAAACAACCTTCGAATTGCTTTCCTTGATGACGTTCCTGCGAGCATGAGAAGCCAGATGATCAGGGTCCAATGA